The DNA segment CGCGACGGCTGCGACGCCGAGCAGGATCGTGCGCGGCATCGAGCGGCGATACCGGAACTGTTCGGGGCGAGCGGCGAGCGTCGCGTCGTTGGGGCGCACGGGCGACCTTTCGGTGAGGGCGGAAGTCACTCGACCTTACCCAACTCGGACTGGAGACGCGCCCGATGCACAGGGGAGCACTCCCCATCGTGGTATCGCGCGCAGAACAGGTATCGTGTTCGAACGTCTGGTTCCGGAGCGAGCGCTCCGGAACAACGCTCACACGAGGCATCCACCCTACGGAGGAAAATCATGGCGGAGATCCGCGTCACTTCCGACTCGCTCGCCGGCGTCGCGGGCCAGCTCTCGAGCGGCTCGCAGTCGATCGAGTCGCAGCTTTCGAACCTGAAGTCGCTTGTCGAGGGGCTCATCTCGGGCGACTGGTCGGGCACGGCATCGCAGAGCTTCAACGAGCTCTACTCGCAGTGGGATCAGGCGGGCCTGCAGCTCAAGGAGTCCCTCCAGGGCATCAGCGACCTGCTGAACCAGGCCGCCCTCTCGTACGAAGACAGCGAGAACGCGATCGCGAGCACGTTCAACGGCTGATCGTCGCTGAAGACGGCGCCGGGGCCCCACCGCCTCGGCGCCCGGTCGTTCGGAAGGGAACCCTGTGGTCGCATTCAGAGTCCGCGCCGATGCGCTGAGCGAGGTCGCCGCGCTGCTCGGCACGGTGCTGTCGACGTTCGACGCGAACCTCTCGACGGTCGACGCCCAAGTGAAGCGCACGGTCGACGTGACCTGGAAGGGCGACGACGCAGAGAGCTTCGCCGAGGGCTGGGCGACGTTCGTGACCACGGCCGGGTTCGTCCGCCAGTCGCTCGCGGCCCTGCAGTCGGGCCTCATGGCCGCCGACGGCTCGTACACGCAGAACGAATCGGGGGTGCAGCGGTCGTTCGACGGGCGGGTCGGCGCGGTCTCGGCGGTCCGGGCGAACTCGGGCAAGCTCGGCACCCGTGTCGAGCGCGGCGAGGAGCGGGCCGAGGACATGGCCGAGTTCTTCGGCCGCGACTACGCGGGCGACGACGAGGTCGAGCAGTTCGGCGGCGGTGCGCTCGGCGCGCGCAAGGGCACCGGGCGAGCGACCGGTGGCGGCGCCGGCGACTCCGACGGCGACGGAGACGACGACTCGATCGGCGAGGGCGTCTTCCGCCTCGGCGAAGACGGCGAGCCGATGGTTCCGAAGATCGAGATGCACACGGCATCCGCGGCCCTGCCTGCGTCGGAGGTGAACGGTGACTGAGCAACAAGCCGACACGACCGACCTGAAAGCGCTCGCCGACATGCTCGGCGAACTCGTCACGTACTGCACGGCGCTCAAGCAGGGCGCGAGCGGCTTCGCGTACATGCTTCCGAACGAGTGGCAGGGGCCGGCGATGGCCAACTTCCTCGGCATGTTCGAGAAGTGGCAGCTCGGCGCCGAGGCGATGACTCAGGCGGCCGAAGGCCTGCAAGACCAGGTCGAGGGCGCGCATCAGGCGTACACCCAGACGATCGAATCCCTCGACGCCTCCTGGAGCAAGATCTCGGCCGGTCTCGGCTGACCCTCGTTCCCTCCTCGACCCTCCTCCGATCCCGACATCCAGGAGACCCTCCATGTCGCAAGTCCAGCTCGACGCAGCGCGGCTCGCCGCGGACGGCGCAGCCCTGTACTCGATCGCCGAGTCCGTCTCGCGCGCAGTGCGCGCATGCGAATCGGCCCTCGCGGGCACCGGCGGCATGGCCGGCGACGACGAGTCGGCCGAGGTCTTCGCGCACGGACAAGACGGCGAGCCCGGCTACGACTCGTACGCCGTCGACGTCATGAAGTCGGCGCTCGCGATGGCGAACACCGTTCGGGTCATCGATGCAGCACTCGGGAACACGGGCCGCGCGTACGACGGAGCCCAGCTGATCGGTGCGTTCCAATCGGCCTCGTCGTCGCGGATCCCCGAGGAGTCCCCGACGCTCACCCCGCCTTCGGCGTCGGTGCCGACCTCACTCGGCAAGGGACCCGAGGGACCGTTGGGCGAGTTCGGCAACTTCCTGCAAGACGCGCTCGCGACGATCGGCGTCGTCCTGCCCTCGGCAGACCGAGGCAAGCTCTCGAACGCCGAGTCCGCCTGGACCGAGCTCTCGAACGCGCTCACGAGCGCTCAGACCAGAGTCGGCGGCTCTTTCACGAGCGTCGCGTCGATGACGTTCCCGCAGAAGAGCACCATCCTCTCCTGCCAGCGCTCGCTCGGCGTCTCGTTCGGCAAACTCGCCGATTCCGCCGACTCGATGGCCGGTTTCGCGCGGGGCATGATGGACGAGATCGACAAGGCCTGGCAGGAGATCGGCTGGTTCATCGCGCAGATGGCGATCGAGATCGCGCTCGAGATCGGCATCGGTGCGCTGCTCGGCTCGGTGACGTTCGGCGCGGGTGCCGCAGCCATGGCCGCGAAGATCGGGTTCACCGTGCTGCGGTGGGCGCTCAAGATCGCGGCGCTCTGCAAGAAGCTCAGGACCCTCATCCAGGCCGCGCTCCGCGTCGCACGCCTCGCGATCCGCGGCGGCGTCCACGTCGCGCGCGAGACGCTCGCGGCGGGGCTTGCAAGCGGGATCACGACCGCAGGGTTCAACACCGTGCGCGGTGCGCTCGACCCGAAGTACCAGCCGCAGAACGTCCTCAACGCCGCCCTCGCCTCGGCGGCGGGCGGTGCCGGGGGCGGCGCCTTCTCGCGCGCAGGCGGGCTCGTCACAGGAGCCGTCACGCACGCCGGCGCGAAGCGCGGCATCCACCTCGCGGTCGAGGCCGCGGGCGGCGCAGTCGACGGTCTCGGCGAAGGGCTGGCGCAGTCGGGCCTGTCCGGGCAGCCCTTCGAGCCGCTCTCGGCGATGGCGGGCGGCGCCCTGCTCGGAGGCGTCCTGGCCGGACGACCGGGCGGCGGGCACGGTGCGCCTTCCTCGGCGGGTCACGGCGGCAAGGGCGGCGGCGCGCCCGACATCGACACGAGCTCGATCCCGGGTGCGGCAGCGGGCGATGCGAAGGTCACGGGCCCGAGCGGCGGCGGCATCGACATCTCGTCTGACGCCCCGACGCCGGGTTCGGGCGGAGCGTCGAGCCAGTCGGGCGGCGGCGGCTCGGTCGACGTGAGCTCGGACGCCCCCACCGTCGGCGGCGGAAGCGCCGACGGCAGCGCGAGCGGCGGCGCGGCCGGCGGCGTCGATGTGCCGAACGCGGTCGACGCCGGCAGCGTCGATCTCGGCAACGGGTCGCCTTCGGATGCGCCTGCGCACGTGGATGCGCCATCACCTGCGTATGCGGATGCTCCGGCTCACGTGGATGCTCCCGTGCATGTGGATGGCCCGGTGCACGTGGATGCGCCGACGCACGTGGATGCGCCGAGTCATGTTGATGGGCCGGTTCATATGGATGCTCCGGTGCATGTGGATGCTCCGGTTCATGCTGACGCGCCCGTGGATGCGCCGAGTCATGTCGATGCGCCGG comes from the Agromyces protaetiae genome and includes:
- a CDS encoding WXG100 family type VII secretion target, yielding MAEIRVTSDSLAGVAGQLSSGSQSIESQLSNLKSLVEGLISGDWSGTASQSFNELYSQWDQAGLQLKESLQGISDLLNQAALSYEDSENAIASTFNG
- a CDS encoding WXG100 family type VII secretion target; this encodes MVAFRVRADALSEVAALLGTVLSTFDANLSTVDAQVKRTVDVTWKGDDAESFAEGWATFVTTAGFVRQSLAALQSGLMAADGSYTQNESGVQRSFDGRVGAVSAVRANSGKLGTRVERGEERAEDMAEFFGRDYAGDDEVEQFGGGALGARKGTGRATGGGAGDSDGDGDDDSIGEGVFRLGEDGEPMVPKIEMHTASAALPASEVNGD
- a CDS encoding WXG100 family type VII secretion target; this encodes MTEQQADTTDLKALADMLGELVTYCTALKQGASGFAYMLPNEWQGPAMANFLGMFEKWQLGAEAMTQAAEGLQDQVEGAHQAYTQTIESLDASWSKISAGLG